One part of the Sciurus carolinensis chromosome 4, mSciCar1.2, whole genome shotgun sequence genome encodes these proteins:
- the Fbxl14 gene encoding F-box/LRR-repeat protein 14 → METHISCLFPELLAMIFGYLDVRDKGRAAQVCTAWRDAAYHKSVWRGVEAKLHLRRANPSLFPSLQARGIRRVQILSLRRSLSYVIQGMANIESLNLSGCYNLTDNGLGHAFVQEIGSLRALNLSLCKQITDSSLGRIAQYLKGLEVLELGGCSNITNTGLLLIAWGLQRLKSLNLRSCRHLSDVGIGHLAGMTRSAAEGCLGLEQLTLQDCQKLTDLSLKHISRGLTGLRLLNLSFCGGISDAGLLHLSHMGSLRSLNLRSCDNISDTGIMHLAMGSLRLSGLDVSFCDKVGDQSLAYIAQGLDGLKSLSLCSCHISDDGINRMVRQMHGLRTLNIGQCVRITDKGLELIAEHLSQLTGIDLYGCTRITKRGLERITQLPCLKVLNLGLWQMTDSEKVR, encoded by the coding sequence atggaGACCCACATCTCATGTTTGTTCCCCGAGCTGCTGGCTATGATCTTCGGCTACCTGGACGTGCGGGACAAGGGGCGCGCGGCGCAGGTGTGTACGGCCTGGCGGGACGCCGCCTACCACAAGTCGGTATGGCGGGGGGTGGAGGCCAAGCTGCACCTGCGCCGGGCCAACCCGTCGCTGTTCCCCAGCCTGCAGGCCCGGGGCATCCGCCGTGTGCAGATCCTGAGCCTCCGCCGCAGCCTCAGCTACGTGATCCAGGGCATGGCCAACATCGAGAGCCTCAACCTCAGCGGATGCTACAACCTCACCGACAACGGGCTGGGCCACGCATTTGTGCAGGAAATCGGCTCCTTGCGCGCCCTCAATCTGAGCCTCTGCAAGCAGATCACCGACAGCAGTCTGGGCCGCATAGCCCAGTACCTCAAGGGCCTGGAGGTGCTGGAGCTGGGGGGTTGCAGCAACATTACCAACACCGGCCTTCTGCTCATCGCTTGGGGTTTGCAGCGCCTCAAGAGCCTTAACCTTCGCAGCTGCCGCCACCTCTCGGACGTGGGCATCGGGCACCTGGCCGGCATGACGCGCAGTGCGGCGGAGGGCTGCCTGGGCCTGGAGCAGCTCACGCTGCAGGACTGCCAGAAGCTCACGGATCTTTCTCTAAAGCACATCTCCCGAGGGCTGACAGGCCTGAGGCTCCTCAATCTCAGCTTCTGCGGGGGCATCTCAGACGCAGGCCTCCTGCACCTGTCGCACATGGGCAGCCTACGCAGCCTTAACCTGCGCTCCTGCGACAATATCAGTGACACAGGCATCATGCATCTAGCCATGGGCAGCCTACGCCTCTCGGGGCTAGATGTGTCCTTCTGTGACAAAGTGGGAGACCAGAGTCTGGCCTACATAGCCCAGGGGCTGGACGGCCTCAagtccctctccctctgctcctgccaCATCAGTGATGATGGCATCAACCGCATGGTGCGGCAGATGCACGGGCTGCGCACGCTCAACATTGGACAGTGTGTACGCATCACGGACAAGGGCCTGGAGCTGATTGCTGAGCACCTGAGCCAGCTTACTGGCATAGACCTATACGGCTGTACCCGGATCACCAAGCGCGGCCTGGAGCGCATCACGCAGCTGCCCTGCCTCAAGGTACTCAACCTGGGACTCTGGCAGATGACGGACAGTGAGAAGGTCAGGTGA